In the Ranitomeya imitator isolate aRanImi1 chromosome 2, aRanImi1.pri, whole genome shotgun sequence genome, TCTCATCAACTTTTTCATTAGTGCAGTCATGGAAAGTGTATAGTGTGAGGTCAATGTTAGTTACTTTCTCATCCTTCACTCTAAATACATGACTACTGCATAAACCTGTTACATGAGCATAGAGCACTGACTCCCATTTAGCTATGAAAATATGATAGATAACATCCCAGGGTATATATCTTTACAGACTtcagccctgattcatcaagactgggtGAGCATCTTAACGAATCGGGTGCTTTGATGGAGTAAGTGGTGCCTGATTCATAAGGAGGATCACCCCACTTAATGAATCTGGAGCATCTTACAAGTAACATGCAACTTTAAGTATTATAAAGAGAATCTTCATTTACAACCAAACTGCCATGAGTTTAGATGAGCATCATGCGGTGGTCCAAAGTGTTTCTCAGGGGGTGGCAGTTTGCCACCATCTGGGAGCAGGGAAGGACTGACGATTGGGCAAATAGGGCTACTTACAGCAATTGATGTTGGGTGACGATGACATAATTGCATCATGCCACCGTCACCGATGCAAAATGCAATACAATATAAAAGAGTCTGTGAAAATAGGAAACAAGGATTGAGTTGTGACCGCATCAATTGGCTGACTGGATGTCAGAGGTCTAGAGACCTTTGTTTTGGCCTCATTCTGGCTTTTATAGATTTACATTGTGTCATGACTTCCGACTCGCTCCAGCATACGCTGTAGCGATACGACAAGTCACAACCTGCAGAATACCAACCGGAGAGGCCACAATAAAAGATGAAGAAGACTGGTAAGCATGAGACTGAGGACAGGGAACATAGATTAGTAGCATCACTTCAGCTCTGcactaaaaaaaaaccctgaagtgGTTCTTTAATATTGGTCTTCGGAGTCAGGAGCGCTGTTGGGCCATTGTGCAATATACTTTGAGGCCAGATTACTGTGTATGGGAAGCTGTGCTGGACATCATACTATACATAGAGGGCTGTGGAAGATGAAAATGACTCCAATGAGAGAAgctgtcacctataaggtacctggatgtaaatgtttgtgATGTTTACTACATCTCATGAACACTGTGGTTCATCGATGGTTCGCAGTCTGATGCTGATTAGTAGCAACAATTATTAtgcccttaccattgttaaggacatagtaGGAGTTGAAGGTTCATGTGATACTAATTAATATTTTGGGTGCGTACCTGACATTGTAATTGATTGCTGTACCAAGCTTGGTGCTGTATTCATTTACTCATGAtggttctggtgttgtattcatgaattaatggtggttctggtgctgcagttGCATACTAATGTTGGTGCTAGGGATCAATTCATACCTTGATGGTGGTTCTCGTGCTGTATTAATATACTGATGGTGGCTTTGATTTAATACTTTGTTCCTGTACTGaccatggttctggagctgtatgcaTGTACTTATTATGTTTCTAGAGATGTTTTATATACTGATGGTGCTTCTGGTGTGTATTTATGTATTGAAGGTGGATCTGGTACTGTATATGCTGATAGTGGTTttatattcctgtactgatggtggttcgagTGCTGTATTCCTGTACCAATGGcatttctggtgctgtattcatgcactgttggtggttctggtgatgcattcttgtactgatggtggttctggtcctGTGTTCATTTACTGATGGTGGTTAGGGTGCTGGATGTCCTCATTGGAGACAATGATttgttctatatactgcaatactgtggtATTGAAGAACATATTTTCATCAATCACAGGTTTAAGACCTTTAAGGGAACTAGACAATAACAAATAAATACTGTAAAAACATAGCCAAAAAAACAATGACAGAATTGAATTTGGTCATTGTAGGTTTAAATTGCGCTGTAAGGAGGACACCATTTCAATTTTCGGCTCAGGCAGCAGAAAACTTAAAATCGGCCCTGTTTATATAACAGCCAATATGTATGAATCATGTGTTATTGCAAAATTCCCTTGCAGGAGGGAGGAGGTCGCAGCTGGGTCAAGAATTGAAGAGGGAAATGATAAATGCCGGGAAAAGAggcttcttgtttctacatagagcagagaaaagagaataattagctgggtagaatggCAAaacaagcaattgtaagtacaatgtgctatataatatgttgaTTGCAatataaaaggggaaaaaaactttGATGATTCTTTAAATGGGTGAAATTGCAAAGCACCTGTAAAAGCAAGTAACCTTCTTTTTAGGAATGGAAAACATTTTAATTTTATAATTTATTGTTCATTGTCTAAATTACCAGTCATCTCTGTAGTTTATCCTATGCAAGGAGAACAGAGCTTGCAAGATTTTCATTATACTGTGAAATTTTGAAAGTGCCCCTTTTTCTCATACTGCAGAAGCAAAGCTTTTTCTTGCACAATGCTCAAATTGGGCCAACGACGCCGTCATGCCAGTGTTCCAAACTGTCAAACATCAGAATCGTTCTGCAGGCAGCAAGCCTGGAAGCTGGGATCCAGTGTGCTCCTGACAGAAGAAGATGTGAAAACTCTGTTAATATATCATACCTGCTGTAATAAAATGCTGTTTAACCCTACATTGCTTCAACTACAATAAAGCTCTAGTAATATGTAACTTTAATGTCCAGAATTTCATGCAATCCAGCATTAGCAAAAGTTGTCCAAATTTCATTATTTCTGAACTTCCTGTGTTTGTTTTCCATTGCTGGTATCACATTACTAACCAGTTTAGTTCTCCACTTGAACTTCCACCCATAATTCCATTACTTGACTTGTCATGCTTTTTCGCAAAAGTCATTTAAACCTCAAATAGTGCATGAAGAGACTCAAATGAAACACAGAGAGGCCACGTCTTGGAAAGCTATATCTCCACACACCGGACCCTCCTCTAGAACAAAGCGTACAGATCTTGAGAGGTGGGGCTAAACATCCTCATTTAAAAGTTGGTCGTTTCTCCCACCTACTTCATGACAGTAAGCTGTGggaagctgtgaacagcgctggtgGGAATGAAAATCGTAATTATTCTCTCTCTGGCGGCTATTTGCTTAGCCAAAAGCCGTAAAGGTgagctatggaaaacaaaaaactttgagaaCTGAATCAGCCTTCATTCATATAGTTGTTGGATTTTCTCCATTATATGATCATTTTTTACAAAATGTACACATAAGATTTTACATTTTGCCAGTTTGCTTACCAAAGATATCCATTTAAATTGTATATTAATGGTGTATTTCATATCAAAGCTACAATTAAATTCAATTAGCGGGAATTAGTTTTTCAGTTTATTAGATTGCACTAGGCAGTTTGCAATTcattatttttttgtcttttgttttCCGAGTCTTAGAAGTTATTGCATTCATTTAGATCACAGTATGCATATTCACAGCCGTAAAATGCATCGACAGCTACTCATTTTTTATGGTTACATAACCAAGGATGAGGTATCTATTTACTCTTAGCTAAACCTTTTCCATCTTTTTATTACTTAGTTATTGAAATATATTTGTGTAAATATATGGCCGCCTACGAAACTAATGAACACCCTGATGTTAATATATTTTTCTATTCATTATTTTAATTAATGGGTGGGAATACCATATGTGCAAATCCAAAATTGAGTTGAATGATGGAGTACTTGGCCACATGCAGTCACCATTAACACTTACTGCATGTTGTCTAAAACTTTGCTTAGATGACCGTGTATCACAATCCATGTATGTACTGTGATACATGGACTGGCCATGGGTCTGCTGTCTGAGATTGACAGCCACATATATAGTCTAACAGTGTGTGAAATTCGGTTCAGGATACCCACGGCCATTCCGTGTCTTGTGAACCGTGATACGCAAACGTTTGAATGAGGCTTCATTAGGAATTTGCTGCATATTGCCTTTTTAGAAGTTTACTAAActtcttatttttatattttagacATTTTTGGCATTTCAACAGGATGTTCCATAAATGTTTAATAGATAAAACACTGGGACCTGCATCTATCATTAGAATAGGGATCCCTGATCCTCATCATACAGCCAACCCTCCATCCCCATTAGCCCTAAGTTGGTTGCTCTCAGGGACCCTTGTTCTAGAGATATCCTGATGATATGTGATAAATGTCTAAGATGGCAATAACTTTTTCATGTATAAGAAGTATGGTAAATATTCCCCAGCTCCATCTAATGGCTCCTGCAGGCTGCTGGAATATTTATATCTATGACCCGAATTCACCAATTTTCTCCAGAATTCCGGGATAAAAcagtttgaaatgtttaaaaagtgTGTGCAGCTTGGCAGGAAAGTGTGAGTGCGACCTACCTCAGCCAACAAATCCATCATGATATATCAGATGAGTTGGCATAAATTTCAAAAGAAATGTACTCCAGTTTCTGACTGGAGTATAATTTTTACACTGGTACCAAGTAGATAATTTAAAGTACTTgaggtttttttttagtttttcgttTGATTTTTTTAACTTGTGTTTTTACAGCAATGTTTTTTCAAATGTGGATTTTGtttctttttggtatgtcatgtctTAAATAATACTGCTTTGTTTTGGAAACTTCCTATTTCCTAAGCATTGATGAAACTTGTTAGCTTAGCAAACAGGACATGTTGCAGGTCGATATCTGCAGTGTTAAAAAAATAGAACACAGTGGGTATGAGATTTTCTTAAATTTTATCCTCTTTGCCCTAACTGTAATATGCTTAGATTTTTGTGCACAAAAATTCACAGCATAAAAAGCCACACCAAACGCATGTGTGTAAGCTAGAGAGTGATTTCCATTTGATAATGTATACCCCTATTTTACTTaatgacaaatgttttttttttctaacaaaacAGTGAGTTGATTTGGTATAGACCAAATATTTTGACTTTTTAGATTTAATATATTGTACTAAGCAGAgatcttctatttttttcttttatcaaaAAGCATTTCATTTCCCAAGTTCAGCACAGGCTGTAAATCGCATAGTCTTTGAACCTGAGAATGGAGCCTCACTAAACCATGGGAAAAGTCACAACTCTGAAAAGTCATCTGAAGAATCTGGCCTGGTGTTGAGTAATCCCTCTCGTAGAGATGTGAAGATTGGTAAGCGCCTTCTCCATAGATATAAAATTATTTATATTTGTAAATATATGATTATCATTTGAAAATCATCCTTTGtatctaaaaaaaaatgtaagttttAAGCTTCTTTTTTGCCGGTTTCATTTATAATAATGAACCATCTGTCTAGGACACATCTAGTATCAAGGTATAAATTTACTTTTGTACTTTTATGTTAGACATGCATTATGGACATGTTGTTTATTTTCAGAATCACCAGTTTTTGGATTTCGTGGTAAAGCAGGTCATTCAGGAGGAATAAAGAATATTTCACCAGAAGAGCCTATATTTATTGAGAATACTACACCAGTCCTAGAAAAGGGAAAATCTTCCTCAAGTGGGGAAAGCCAGGCTGTTAATGATAAGCAAGAGGCGTCTTCAAGTGAGGAAAGCAATCAGGAGGAGGCAAATGCAGCGGATGCTAACCAAAATGTGTCATCTGGTGAGGAGAATAAGGCAGCAGCTGTCAACCAAGATGACTCTTCTAATGAAGAGAATAATTTACAAGCCATTACAGAAAAAGAGGCCTCCAGTGAGGAAATCAACGCACCAAACGCTTCCAATGATGAACAAATCATTAAACCAGCAGAATCTCAAGAAGAACCCAAAATTAAGGTCTTCAACACAACAGCAAATCAAAAAATTCCCTTCCAGCCTTTTTCTCGAGCAATTAAATTAGTCCCAAGAATCATAGCAAGAGATGTTGATGGGGAAAGGCCAGAAGCAGCCAAACATAGTCGTGGCCGAGGCCACCGGCTGCTAAGAAGCATAGAACTCAACCTTGCAGAATTAGACATAAAACCTAATGTCCAAGGACCTCAAGGGAGGATTCAGACGGCTAACAAGCGGGTGCGAAGACCAGCTAAATAATAATCATAAGCAACAATAATATTTTATCTGTAGATTCCAAAGCCTAGTACATAATTTGCATGGAAATTAATCAATAGCCGCAAATGCTTAACTCCAGTGTATTCACACAGCTTTGCCTTTCAAACCTTCCCTTTTAATCCTCTGCCCTAATTTCCCCAACAAAATTATAATAAAGCTTCAGCAACGACGCCGGCACCTTATTTGACTAATTTGATTTGGCTATATAATGATTGTGCATGACAGGACAAAGGTAGATTGTGATTACGGATGCCTATGAAATCTGTACCCATAAAGATCTAAGTATGTAACATGTCTCTTCTCAATTGCTTTTTGTATTAAATATTGTTATTTATTGTAAAGGACAATTTTAAAATCATTAAAACTATTTTAATAAAATTATCAAACATTCAAAGATATTCCAATAAGGTCATGAaatcaagaaaaacaaaaaattaaccCTATACCATAACTGATGAGTCAGATAAAATTTAGCTTTTAATTCATCTCTCTAAAAACAGAAGCCATATAAAACAATCACCATGCAGCCAACCGTGCTGGCTACTTGCACCCTGCACAGCAAATCCTATTAACAgtgcctacctaccagcggagattggcaccctaGACACAAAGAATgagaaatggcgcccccgctccttggCGGCTCACCCTGAATCTCGTACATAGCCCTGCGCTGGTGAGTCACATATTCATCCAATTGTACAGGAAAAAGGAGTAACAGAAAGATTGCCAGTTAGAGGATTTATGTTCCCTGCTGATATACAACCTGCCTGACCGCAGAGGtaggcaccctacttgtcagcagATATGGCACCCCCGCTCCACGACTGTTCCTAAGAGTCCCTAATTATTGACTATTATTGACTAGGTCCAGGTGACAGATACATCAGGTAGTCATATATTGAAAAAGGCAGTCAAAAAAACACACATTGTCAATATGCAACAGGTAGATGTTCAATGACACATGGTGATAGATAAATGAATAACTCTAATAGCAGCTAGCAAAAGGAGGTATGGTTATGGTTTCAGATGCTCTCAAtgacctctacgcgtttcaccatATTGAATCATCAGGAGGTTCAGATGTAAGGATGCTGCATCCACCTTCCTTCAAAATATAGGTATCCCCATCGATTGAAAAGAGGCGGTTGTATTTCCTCCACTCACTAGAGGTCAAATGTTAGCACCTCCCAAGATGGAGTCTGATCATTAATGTGTAGTTGCAAATTATAGCAGCATTTGTCCCCTGGATTCCTTGCAAATAGCGCCATTTGAGATCGCTGGTAATCATTGTTGGGGAAGTGGCATATGTTTACCTCGGGTTGTCGCATGACCAGATGCTCCTCATGTCCTCCCGCTGCGTGCGGTCCAGCTGGAACACACAGGTGGCTCCCTGCACTGTCCGTGTATGTCCggaagccacacagtgctccatgcacaGACCATCAATGATGCATACCAGAAATACATCATCGGCCGCTGCCCAATGCGTTCCACTGTGGGACGCAAGCCTCTACTATCCGCATGGTAATTTGCCATGCTGAGTATATTAACCCCGCAAGACCAGGGTGGAATTCCATAATACTCATAAATGGGACAAATTGCCTGCTAGTATGCAGAATATATAAAGGAAAGGTAAATGTATAAAATAAATCTTATAAGGATAATTATTTACAATTGATTCTTTTTAATCGTCACAATAATTTGTTAGCCCCTGCAATCATCATGGGGATATAGCTAAACATGGTAAGAAATTATCTTCTATAAACAGGCCCTGAGTTAAGCATTAAAGCTGGATTACCGTCAACCATAGCTACAGAAAACATGCATATGAAAGACTTTCATTAAGGCCCGATGGTGCCAATGAATCCAAGCGATGAATCCATGCACATTCTTTTTGGAGTAACAATCTGTCATAGTTTCCTCCCAGGGGGTTCTGATTGATCAATGACACTAAACGAAATCTCACCAGTTTTGCCCTGGTGTACCTCATTAATATGTCTGGCTATGGGCGTGTCACATTTGTGTCTTATGTCACTGATGTGCTCACCCACTCTTCTCTAAATTCCCTTGTTGTGTTACCGACATAGTCTTTTGGGCAATTACAGGTTGCTACATATACAATTCCAGTGGTCTTGCAGTTGGAAAAATCACGAAGATAAAATTTCCTGTTAGTGGATGAACTAACCACATATTTGCAAGGTTTCATAAACCTGCAATTGACACAGCTACCACATTTAAAGAAGCCGCAGGTCTTCTGATCCAACCAGGTGTCCTCCAACCCTGGTCTCTTAAATAGACTATATACCAAGTTGTCTTTAAGGGATCGTCCCTTTCTGAAGGTGACCATTGGTCGTGATCCAATACTGCCTGCCAAATCAGGATCAGCTGTCAGGATATCCCAAGATTTGTTGAGGATCCCCATAACTCTCCTATTTTGACAGTCAAAGGTGCCAATGATCCTAGTGACATCTAGATTCTCAGTGGGGCGTCTCGTGTGGGTTTGTAATGAGGTGCTTTTCTCTCGAGACAGGGTATGGTTGAATGCCATCTCAACAATCCCCCTggggtaataataatataataataataataatttttatttatatagcgccaacatattccgcagcgctttacaaattatagaggggacttgtacagacaatagacattacagcataacagaaatatagttcaaaacagataccaggaggagtgagggccctgctcgcaagcttacagactatgaggaaaaggggagacacgagaggtggatggtaacaattgctttagttattcggaccggccatagtgtaaggctcgggtgttcatgtaaagctgcatgaaccagttaactgcctaagtatgtagcagtacagacacagagggctattaactgcataaagtgaatgagaacatgatgcgaggaacctgaattgcctatttttaaaaaaaataaataaataaaaacaatagtttttttttttttttttaaataggccacacagggatcgttaggttaatgcattgaggcggtaggccagtctgaacaaatgagtttttagggtacgcttaaaactgtggggattggggattaatcgtattaacctaggtagtgcattccaaagaatcggcgcagcacgtgtaaagtcttggagacgggagtgggaggttctgattattgaggatgctaacctgaggtcattagcggagcggagggcacgggaagggtggtagactgagaccagagaggagatgtagggtggtgctgagccatggagagctttgtggatgagggtagtagttttgtactggattctggagtggatgggtagccagtgtaatgactggcacaaggtagaggcatcggtgtaacggttggtgaggaatatgatcctggcagcagcattcaggacagattggagcggggaaagtttggtaagagggaggccgattagtagagagttacaatagtccagacgagaatgaataagtgaaacagtaagagtttttgcagagtcgaaagtaagaaaagggcgaattctagaaatgtttttgagatgcaggtaagaagagcgagccagtgatcggatgtggggggtgaatgaaaggtcagaatcaaggatgaccccaaggcagtgggcatgttgctttggagtaatggtggaaccgcacacggagatggcaatgtcaggcaaaggtaggttagtagagggagagaa is a window encoding:
- the LOC138667786 gene encoding uncharacterized protein, with translation MKIVIILSLAAICLAKSRKAFHFPSSAQAVNRIVFEPENGASLNHGKSHNSEKSSEESGLVLSNPSRRDVKIESPVFGFRGKAGHSGGIKNISPEEPIFIENTTPVLEKGKSSSSGESQAVNDKQEASSSEESNQEEANAADANQNVSSGEENKAAAVNQDDSSNEENNLQAITEKEASSEEINAPNASNDEQIIKPAESQEEPKIKVFNTTANQKIPFQPFSRAIKLVPRIIARDVDGERPEAAKHSRGRGHRLLRSIELNLAELDIKPNVQGPQGRIQTANKRVRRPAK